The window CGCATTCAGTTCGACCGCCGATATCGGACGGGAGGTCCTGCCGTTCCTCCCCGTGCGCCTCCTGGTCACGCAGCGGTTCGACTCGATCGCCAAGGTGGGATCGCTCGCCGTCCCGAAGCTGTTCATCCACGCGCGGCAGGACGAGATCATCCCGTTCTCCCACGGCGAACGCCTCTTCCGGGCCGCCGCGGAGCCGAAGCGGTTCGTCGCCCTTCGGGGAGGGCACAACGACGCGTTTCTGCTCCCGGAAAACGCCTACCCGGGGATCCTCGCCCGGTTCTTCGGCGAGGTTTCCGGCGCGGGCCCCTCGAAACCGGCCACGGAAACCCCTGCCGCCCCCGTGCGGGAGGGAGGGGGGGCCCCGGCGGCGCGCTTGACGCACGGTTCGTAGGGCCGAATCCTGTTCACTTCGCCGCCGCCTTTTGGTATATGCATTCCCCTGAAAAACCGGCATCGACGCGGGAGCAGACGCCATGCGTATCGTGACGTGGGAAGAGCTGTATGAGATGGAGGTGGTCACCCGGGCGCGCGCGTGGAACCGCGTGCGCGACATGGACACCATCGCCGGCATCAATCGCCGGATGCGCTACGGCGGGTACGACGCGGTGATCCGCGAGGCCGACAAGGTCTACGAGGAGGCCATCCGCAAGGCGGCGGAGGCGATCGCGCGCCGCCGCCCGGGCGTGCGGCTGGTGATCGTCGCGGGGCCCAGCTCCTCGGGCAAGACCACCACCACGATGAAGCTCTGCGAGGCGCTGCAGGGGCTCGGGCAGGAGCTGCGGATGTTCGCCCTCGACAACTACTTCTGGAACCTGAAGGACCAGCCGCAGGACGAGTTCGGGGATTACAACTTCGAGACGCCCGAGGCGCTCGATATGCGGCTCATCAACAGGAACCTCACCGATCTCCTGGCGGGCAGGGAGACGCTCCTCCCGGTCTACAACTTCAAGACCGGCATGCGGGAGGCGGAGGGCGTGCCGATGCGCCTCGAGAAGGGGCAGCTCCTCGTCGTGGAGGGGCTCCACGGCTTCCACCGCGACACGACGCGGGGGATACCGCTCGAGTCGCAGTTCCGCGTCTACATCGAGGCGATCTGCCAGCTCAAAGACCGGAAGGGCAACTTCGTCCCTTGGACCGACATCAGGATCCTGCGGAGGATGGTGCGGGACAACCTCCACCGCAACTACACCCCGCTGAAGACCGTCGGGCACTGGCACTACGTGCGGGCCTCGGAGAAGGCGCACATCGTCCCGTTCATCAAGGACGCGGACGTGGTCGTGAACGGCTACCTGCCGTACGAGCTCCCCGTCCACAAGAGGTACCTGTACCGCAGCCTGAAGGAGGCGGTGGAGCATTTCGGGGACGCCAAGGGCAAGGAGGACGCCTTCCGGCGGGCGCAGCGTTGCCTCGGGTACCTCGAGGAGGTGGACCTCCTCGAGGACGACTCCCTCATCCCCCCGACCTCCCTGCTCCGCGAGTTCATCGGCGGGAGCGTCTACACCGGGTGAGGGGCGGCGGCCGCTACTGCAGCACCCCGACCTCCTCGAAGATGCCCGCGGGCGCGGGCTGCGCCTTCTCCCCTGTCGTCGCGTTCGCGGGAGCGGGGGCCGGGGCGGCCGAAGGGCCTTCCGGCGCGGGGGGCGGCTTCAGCAGCTCTATCTGCGACGGGTCGTTGACCCTGATCTGCGGCGCGCCGCGGTACGCGGTCACCTTCCCGGTCACGCGGATCTTCTTCCCCTCGTAGGTCGACTTGACGTCGCCGAACTTCTCCTGGTTGAACACGGCGATGCTCAGCCCGTCCCGGTCCGTCCCCTCGAAGCGCAGGGAGTCGGGGCCGCGCGTGCGCACGCGCACGCCGGAGACCGTGCCCTCGACGACCACCGTCTCGCCCATCCTCCCCCCCGCCTGGGCGGGGGTCAGCGCCCCGGAGCCGGACGAAACCGCCGGCTCCGCCGCCTCTTTCGCCGACGGGACCTCGACGTACGCCCCCTTCCTCGTCCAGTCCCCGTACATCGGGTTGGGGACGATGACCAGGTCGCGGCCGAAGCGGTCCTTCGCCTGCTCGAACGAGACCTCGCCTTCGTCGTACAGGTCGTGGATCTGATCGCCGCAGAGCATCAGGATCTTGAGCGGCGGCAGGGACGTCCCCTCCGGGAGCGTCTTCACCTCGCCTTTCTCCACGTCGTTCCGACGGGCGGTCTTCTTCCGGTCCCGGGCGTATGGGCCCTCGCGCATCAGCACGACGTCGACGGCGAAGCCGAGGTCGGCGAGGTTCTTGATC is drawn from Chlamydiota bacterium and contains these coding sequences:
- a CDS encoding response regulator SirA, whose protein sequence is MRIVTWEELYEMEVVTRARAWNRVRDMDTIAGINRRMRYGGYDAVIREADKVYEEAIRKAAEAIARRRPGVRLVIVAGPSSSGKTTTTMKLCEALQGLGQELRMFALDNYFWNLKDQPQDEFGDYNFETPEALDMRLINRNLTDLLAGRETLLPVYNFKTGMREAEGVPMRLEKGQLLVVEGLHGFHRDTTRGIPLESQFRVYIEAICQLKDRKGNFVPWTDIRILRRMVRDNLHRNYTPLKTVGHWHYVRASEKAHIVPFIKDADVVVNGYLPYELPVHKRYLYRSLKEAVEHFGDAKGKEDAFRRAQRCLGYLEEVDLLEDDSLIPPTSLLREFIGGSVYTG